Genomic segment of Globicephala melas chromosome 7, mGloMel1.2, whole genome shotgun sequence:
atatacaacACCAGCTCTGGCCTCTACCACTGTCTGCGCTCGTCCCTAGCTGTTGGACCTAGAAGTGCCACTGAGGACCCTCACAGCCTTTGCAGCTACTGTGGATTCCCCATAGGGTGTTCAACAAGTAGCATACAGTTGTTGATGCTATAGACCCCAGAATCCTGATCCAGACATCATGCCCTCCTGGACCTAGTGGTACTATACACCCCTGAACATGGCATCCAGCACCACTGGAACAGGGTCACAGCATGCTCCAGCATGCCTCCACCCACaggtgtacaggtctttcacccccttgattaaatttgttcctaggtattttatcctttctgtTGTGACTgcaaataggattgttttcttaatttctctttctgctagctCATTGTTATTGTATAGACATGTTACagaattttgtatattgattttgtgttCTGCAAATTCACTGTATtcacttattatttctagtagATTTTTGGggggagtctttaggattttctatatatcatATCATGCCaactgcaaatagtgacagttttacatcttcctttctaatttggacgtcttttatttatatttcttgatAATTGCTCTGCCTAtaacttctaatactatgttgaataagagtggtgacagtgggcatccCTGtcatgttcctgattttagaggaaacactttcagctttttactgttgagtatgatgttcactgtgggcttgtcatgtatggcctttattatgttgaggtatgatccttctatacccactttattgagagtttttatcataaatgggtattgaatcttgttaaatgctttttctgcatctattaagatgattatatgttttttatccttcattttattaatgtggtgtatcgtgttgattgatttgcggatGTTAAACCATTCTttcatccctgtgataaatcccacttgatcatggtatatgagcttttaatgtattgttgtacttggtttactaatatttggttgaggatttttgcatctgtgttcatcagagatattggcctgtaattttattttatttttcgactggttttggtatcaaaaaATTGTCCTTTGAAATGAGTtaagaagtgttccctcctcttcaatttttttgtaatggtttgagaagtataggtattAAATTTTCATTGAATGTTTACTAGAATTCACTTATGaaactatctggtcctggacttttgttttgggggaggtttttgattactattACTATCTCTTTATTAGTGATcaatctattcagattttctatttcttcatgattcagtcttggaagactgtatgattctaagaatttgtccatttcttctaggttgtccagtttgttcatATAGTGCATAGCTGTTCATCATATtctcataatcttttgtatttctgtggtatccattgttatttctcctcattcatttctgattttatttatctgaactttatttcttttgttcttagtGAACCTAGCTaatgttttgtcaattttgtttatctttttgaagaCCCAGCTCTTATTTTCATTGATCGTTTtagttctatttcatttatttctgctctgatctttattatttctttccttctactgactttgggcttcattcttctttgtctagttcctttaggtataaggttagattgtttacttgagattcttcttgtttcttgaggtagacctatattgctataaacttccctcctagtattgttttttctctatctcatggattttggtatcatatttttattttcatttgtcttcaggtaaatttttatttctcctttgatttcctttttgagtCAATAGTTATTCAGTAGCATGTTGCTAagcctccacatatttgtgatttcTCCAGCTTTCCTCTTGTAGTtgacttctagtttcataccCTTGTGAtcaggaaagatgcttgatatgatttcagtcttcttaaatttattttgactTGTTTTGTACCCCAACACATGTACTATTCTtgataatgttccatgtgcacttgagaagaatgtgtattatgctgcatttggatgaaatgttctgtataaatctattaagtccatctgctcTGTTTCATTTAAGGCCGCTGTattattgactttctgtctggataattTATTCACTGATGTGAGTggagtattaaagtcccctactattattgtgctgctgtcaatttctccctgtCAGTCTGTTAACAATTGTTTCGAATATTTTTGTgttcctatgttaggtgcatgtATATTAAtcactgttatgtcttcttgatgaattgtctatttttttctcatgttacCTTTCTTGAcatgaagtctattttgtctaatatgagtatGACTACACCTGGTTCTTCTGACTGCAGTTTGCTTTGAGTATCatcttccatctcttcacttgGAGCCTATGTTTTTCTTCTGAGCTGAGGTGAGTCTCCTGGAGGCAGCATTAGTTggggcttgtttttttaatccatctggCCACTCTGTGTCTTCTGATTGGGGAATTCACACCGTTTACATTTAGGGTGAATACTGATAGATGAGGACTTAGTTCTACCattttgtgctttgttttctggtttctctgtatctgcattatttctttttccttgtatttctatCTGCTGCtttggtttgatgattttctatgaaatttttctcagtttcctcttctttatgTTTTGTGTCTCTGCTCCAGAtttatgttttgtggttaccatgaggtttgtaTAAAGCATCTCATAGATCaaatattcctttttctcctgatAGCTTTGTATCTTCATTTACTTGTTCAGGTTCCATCCTCTTCCCCCTTTGTGTTTGTTGtctaaaattatctatttttatgttgtgtgtttgttaccaaattgaagtagctatagttatttttttctgcttctccccctctttaatttttatgctacaagaaaatgtttaaaaacatattctGATGAAGAGTTGtaattttctgattctgtctATTTATCACCATACTCATAGTTTTGTATACTTTTGCCTTTCTGGAAGAGgagctcctttcaacatttcttgtaaggtagGTATAAGATTGATGAACTCCCTCAGTGTCGGGAGCCatataggaagtgcctttgagtcacAGCACAGACGAGACCCATAGTATCAAGCAAAGTTGATGCTATCGGGTataaatatggagaagcaaagctctcctctgcaaagctgatgctgttggacataaaaatggaaaagcaaagctctcgtttgcaaagcttcctgaacacagggttttctacactccccctaccctgttgttccatgaagagcagctccctcctggtggctggtgccgtgtaattggtctctcttgcccagtgctgtaagctgggccctctctggaggagaaacctgggttcccgaagacatgtgatcagagccggggccccgccagttggcgagggaatcccagggcaggtgctgggcgtggaggccacgggggcatgggctaccaaggtgacagagaactgatcttctctgggggcgctgcacctcgctcactcgcacacctcacatctccctgcttggccccggaggatggctggttagccagagacgggtaagattcctcagggaaggaacaacctaagacaggcacagtcgcagaggggccatcaggagagaacttgggggccaacagaggtggggcacagaccctcacccccccaacttgtccccatggctgcttcgcttcccacgcccagctcagatgggaacccaggtagcagataagagacctggccaatggcaactgctctcccgccgcagcagggctttgtttcccattttctccgtggaccacagctttcctctgtgtggaagcaaagctttgctctgtgtgattccccttgttttcccctgcctttgcctaaggtgatttttgtaggattgttattggtgttgggaaaaatgtatagttttaatgcaggggtttaagaaaaaccccaagttagggtaaaaaccaagagaagaattGTAGCTACTTCGGcttctttaatgattatatttgttggggaaatacaatggtgggaataTTTTTGCAgtagcttttgattttaaaagaagaattgcaagagttatggcctcccagtggagttataaacatgttgggaaatacctgggtatggtggcgAGGTTTTATGCAACGGTGGGTTTATTCAATACTAAAtagaatttaatattaaatagaatAGGCTATATGGCAGCTGTTTATAACTTCCCAAGGCcttttagaagtataaaaaataatgtacattgttttgattataatgatagggtgagaaaatctgtggatgaaatgttgtattattgtttttaagtATTAACAGAATAATggcttgattgagcagaatgtgcaggtacaagaacactTTAATCTCCTGAGAAGAAcaaacagagttcctgacgtagatgtgaccaaGGTGTACCTAAccacagaagatgaaagagactctgggcgatgggaaaattacctaatttgttttgattaatctgctgatgtaaattacctttgttttgtggcctatatgGGGGAGTTTTTGgcgtgggaatgaggatgttgaatttgaaaatgagattactttatagtataaatactttgaaatcaggagaataaatttgtcagagccttgcatcctttgaggtgtcttgtgctctgtccacgccgactccgtctcccctttggtcGAAACCTGTCcggctggggctggtccccggcaagtGGCGCCCGCACAGGGACCTGAAGGGgtaagtattatttctttttcagacgGATAGGAGTCTCACCGTAGGGTGCTGCAGACCCCCAGTTAAGAATACTGGTTAGGAAGGTGAGTAAGGCGGTGTCAAGATGGGACACGCTGAGTCCAAAGAGAGGCTcttatttattgatatagttaaacatatgataaatggaagaggaattaaggtaactaataagcaattaactCAGTTTTTTCAGTTTGTACAGGAACAATGCCCATGGTTTCCAGAACAGGGAACAGTTAATATAGAAACCTGGCAAAAGGTGGGGCAAACTTTGCAAGTATATTACAGTCATTTTGGACCTGAGAAGGTTCCAGTAGATACTTTTACTTTATGGAACCTTATTAGAGAGAGCATTGCTCCCTTGCCTGAAGGTCAAAAGAACCCATATAAATATCCTACAGAAGTAATGGATGAATGTACTCCGTTACTTTccccaaaaacattaaaagatactAAGGTTTTGGCTGCAACTTTAAAAGACTGCAACCTTGATGACAAGGactcagaggaagaaaatgagtcACCTACTGATAATAAGTTTAATTTGTTAAAGAACCCTTCTTTTGATGATGAATTGCCTTCTGCAGATCAGGATGATTTAGATGCTGCTGCATATGAATATGAGAGAAGgaaatatgaaccccatggtgctTTTTCTatgcaagaaactaagaaaaataggccTAAATTACAGGATATGCGCCCTTTGGGTCGTTTACCGACCGCCCCACCGGCACCTCTAAGTTCTTCAGTTCCCCCTTTAAAAAGGTCAGGGCATTCAATTTTAAATGTTGGGGGCCTACCGCCTCCACCACCTTTTAAGGCCAAGGGCCCACCACCTCCACTACCTTTTAATAATAatcaaggcaaaaataaaaagcataggaGAATAAACGATGAGGATGATGATTATGCTTTTGCAGCCTGTTTTCCAGTCATTTTTGAGGAcggttttgatgatgatgatgatatataTTGGGAACCCTTGcctctaaaacttttaaaagaacttaaaaaggcCTGTGTAGATTATGGACCGTTGGCACCTTATACTATGACTCTTATAGATGCCTTGGCAAATAGATGGATGACTCCATATGACTGGATTCAGGTTACAAAGGCCTGTTTATCGGGGGGACAATATTTACTTTGGAAGGCAGAATATGAGGAACAGGTGGCTATACAAAATGCTTTAAATAAGAAATGGGATAAATTTAATATTACTAAAGATATGTTATTAGGTCAAGGAGAATATGACTCAACCCAACAGCAGATGCATATGGGAAAGGAGGCCTTATGGCAAGTAACTATGTGTGCCGTGAATGCCTGGAAGTCTTTGCCTTTGACTCCAGGAAAGGCCTCTGCTTTGACAGATTTAAGACAAAAGTCTGAGGAGCCATATGAGGATTTTGTTTCTCGCTTGCTAATAGAGATAAACCGAGTGATAACTGATGAGGATGCAGCTAATATGTTGGCTAAACAACTAGCCTTTGAAAATCCCAATCCTGTTTGTCAGAACCTGATTCGCCCTATTAGAAAAACTGGAagtatttcagattttattaaacAATGTTCTGACGTTGGTCCCTCCTATATGCAAGGGATTGCTTTGGCAGCTGCCCTAAAGGGAGAAACACTTCCTCAATGCGTGATGAATAtggttcaaaaaacaaaaaactttaaggGGCCAAAAGGAAATAATTGTTTTGCTTGTGGAGGCGCAGGTCATTTTAGTAGGGAATGtcctaataaaaatataccttCAGCAAGTCCTATTAGAATGATATCTTCTGGTAATGATGGGGTTCCAAAGACTCCTTGCCAAAGATGTGGGAAAGGAAACCATTGGACTAAATTGTGTCGGAGTAAATATCACAAGGACGGACACATTCTTCCCCCTAGTGGGGTTTCTGCAGTGCCTCAGGCTGGAGCTCAGATGCCAATATTTCCTGCACCTGTTTTTCCAAGTACACCTGCTGGAACTAATTCGGGAAACTTACTTCGGGCCCAACCCCGGGCCCAACAAACAATAGGGGCCATTCACCACACGCTCAATCCCTTTCTTCCCTCAGGGGAATCGATGAATTGTTTAGGGCCACCCCAGGCAGC
This window contains:
- the LOC132597584 gene encoding endogenous retrovirus group K member 5 Gag polyprotein-like, translating into MGHAESKERLLFIDIVKHMINGRGIKVTNKQLTQFFQFVQEQCPWFPEQGTVNIETWQKVGQTLQVYYSHFGPEKVPVDTFTLWNLIRESIAPLPEGQKNPYKYPTEVMDECTPLLSPKTLKDTKVLAATLKDCNLDDKDSEEENESPTDNKFNLLKNPSFDDELPSADQDDLDAAAYEYERRKYEPHGAFSMQETKKNRPKLQDMRPLGRLPTAPPAPLSSSVPPLKRSGHSILNVGGLPPPPPFKAKGPPPPLPFNNNQGKNKKHRRINDEDDDYAFAACFPVIFEDGFDDDDDIYWEPLPLKLLKELKKACVDYGPLAPYTMTLIDALANRWMTPYDWIQVTKACLSGGQYLLWKAEYEEQVAIQNALNKKWDKFNITKDMLLGQGEYDSTQQQMHMGKEALWQVTMCAVNAWKSLPLTPGKASALTDLRQKSEEPYEDFVSRLLIEINRVITDEDAANMLAKQLAFENPNPVCQNLIRPIRKTGSISDFIKQCSDVGPSYMQGIALAAALKGETLPQCVMNMVQKTKNFKGPKGNNCFACGGAGHFSRECPNKNIPSASPIRMISSGNDGVPKTPCQRCGKGNHWTKLCRSKYHKDGHILPPSGVSAVPQAGAQMPIFPAPVFPSTPAGTNSGNLLRAQPRAQQTIGAIHHTLNPFLPSGESMNCLGPPQAAQDWTSVPPPQQY